The Desulfovibrio sp. JC010 genome includes the window GTGTCCGAGTCCGGCTTAAGGAGCACGCCTGGAAAGCGTGTATAGTTAACGCTATCGGAGGTTCAAATCCTCTCCTCTCCGCCAGCTTGAATTTAGTAAGCCCCTTGCAACGTTGTTGCGAGGGGTTTTTTCGTTGCTGTTGTGCTGAATCCATACCCTTTAAGGTTGTAATTTGACTTTCCAAGCCACAAGCCTATGATGACGCCGTTCTTATACATATCAAAAGTGAGGAAAATATAATGATTTTACCCGGAATGGCTAAAGACGATGTGACTCTGGTGAAGGCAGGCGGCGAACGCATAGAAGGGTTGAAGGCTGTTGTTACCCTGCGCAGGATCGTGACTTTTCATACTGATATTGAGATTGAACCGAAGGACATGATGATCAAGCAGTGTGCAGATGGCGAGCAGGAAGCCTATCTTCTGCTTGATCCTGTTCTGAACAGTGCAAAGGATGGTATTCCTGAGAATTATCAGATTACCGTGCGTAAGGTTGCTGTGCCTGAATAGCTGGGATTTAGATATTTGAATGTAAAAAAGCCGTGGATTCGTCCACGGCTTTTTTGTTTTTTAATAATGATGGCGGCATTGAATGATGATCAAGGCGTCGCTTTTGTCGTCATATTTATATACCAGCCTATGTTCGCGGTTAATTCGCCGTGACCAATAGCCAGTAAGATCAAATCGTAAAGCTTCAGGTTTGCCCATGCCTTCAAATGGTGAGCGTAGAGAATTTTTGATCAGTGCGTTTATACGTTTAAGGGCTTTTTTGTCGTTTTTTTGCCAGTAGAGATAGTCGTCCCATGCCAGTTCTGTCCATGAAATTTGCGGCATCAGTCTTCCAGCAGTGGGTGTGGTTTAGTTTTGCCGGATTCTGCTTGCCGGATGCTTTCTCTTAGTCTTCGGGCATTCTCGGGACTTTTGAGCAGGTAGGCGGTTTCGGCAATGCTGTTGTAGTCCGCCAGAGACATCATGACCACGGCTTCAGCTTTGCGGCGGGTGATGATAACCGGTTCGTGGGAATCGCACACTGCGTCCATGGTGGATGCGAGTTTTTTTCGTGCTTCTGTGTAGGTGATTGCTTCGGGCATTTTGACTTCTCCTATATGTACAATAAATAGTACATGTTTGTAGAATGGTCAATAAGGTCGTAGCTAGAAAAGAAAAAAGCCACTGATTTCTCAGTGGCTTTTCGGGGTTCCTTCTTGTGGTCGGGATGAGAGGATTTGAACCTCCGACCCCTTGAACCCCATTCAAGTGCGCTCCCAGGCTGCGCTACATCCCGACTCAAGTGAAGAAGTGTCTATGTGGAATCCCCGTAAGTGTCAACCATTAAATTGAATTATTGTTTTTATATTTATTGATCGGCTGTTCAGTTAAAAACGAAATATATCTATATCATCTTGGAATGAAATAAAAAATTGTTTCTGGTATTGAAAAAATCCTTATTCAGGAATAATGTGGTTTTAAGAGACCGGAGGAATTTTGCGTTATATTGCCGCCTTACTTTCAATTCTGCTGCACATTCTGAGTGTGTTTATTCTGGTGGATTTTGTGGTGCCGGAATATGAGCAGCAGAATTCTTTCGGTATTGAGCTTGTTACCCTTCCAAAAGAAAAGCCTGATCTGAAAGCTGTACCAATTGATAAGGATTCTGTCCGGTCAAATAAAGAACCACGGCCGGAAGTCGTTAAGCCGGCAAAGAAGTTAAAACCTGACCTTGAACGCAAATCTGTCAGGATCAAACAGAATAAAGTTCGTACTAAAGTTGAGAAAAAGCCTGAACAGGTCCGGCAGGTTGAGCCTGCTGAAACTGTTCAGGGTAAGGGTCAGTGCACCCGCCCGGTAAAAAATTATCCGCATATTGAGTCCGGCTCTTCCTCTAATCCGGATGCTGTGGTGCTGCGGCAGGGCAAAGGGATAACTGTGGGTAATTCTACCATGGTGCTTAAGCGCGGCTCCGAGGCCCGTTCCCTTTCCGGATTGGCGGCTTATGAATTTGGTGAAGATGATTTTCGCGGGCATTACGAGACTTTCGCCGGGCGGCAGGTGGTCATAATTGACGGCCGGGCCGAGCATGGGCGTTTGATTTTACACGACCATCAAAGCGGTTTGATGCGTAAGTTGAAGAAGTCTGAATTCGGTGATTTTATTTACACATACGGGCCGTCATTTGATGAGGATGAACCGATTGAAGGGTCTGTCGTTTTTTTGCCGGGCGATGGGCATTGGATCCACCGTTTTATGTGGATGCCTGAAGATGGAACTGCTGAGTATCCGGTGAAGGATCGGGATAAAAAAAATGCCCCGCATGGGCCTGTCTTTTGACTTGGCTGCGGGGCTTTTTAAGTTTTTCATTCTGAGTATAGTCCATCCTGATGGGGGCTATATCCAGAAAGGCTTGCGTCTGTTCTTGCTGACGGGGGCCGACTTTTTTCGGCTTTCGGTGTGTCAGCGGCGACTGGAAGAGGGGATGCAGATAACGCAGACCGGATTCCAGTCTGCCCCCCATCAAATCGTCATGATTGATGATACCCCTTCCGCTGTGGAAGGGATGGGGACAGACCAAGAGTGGATCGATTGCTTATCCGGCGATTTTGTAAGCAGTATTTCCGCCTGGCTTGATTCAAACTAGTCAGACGCATTGTTAAATTGCGGAATGTAAAAACTGCTTGATTGAGATAGAGTCAGAGATAGAGGCGCAGGACTTAGTCCTGATCGTCTTCCGCTTCAGAATCGGAAGAGCTGTTCTTTTCCTGTTCATCCAGAGACTTCACCATAGCGGTAATGTGCTTGCTTACCGAACGGTATTTTTGGGGATTTCTTTTCTCCAATTTTTTAAAAGCTTCCGGGGTCTCTTCTATAGTGCTGTGTTTGTTCATAAAAACCTCCTGTACGGTTTGGCCGCAGCTACTTTCGTCTTTGAGATTTTCCAGCCCGAATCAACAAGAGCATAATACACTATTTTTCAGTCTTGTCTAGGTCGTGTTGCTGAGAAAAAAAATCACACTGTCTGCTTATGTGGTACTGGAGGGGATTGTTCTGTCTTTGTAGGTGTATAATGATTGCTTTTGACTATGTGATTTTTGTGACAAGATCCGTTTTTATGTTAATACAGTCAAATTTAATGCATTAAGCTCATTACAAAAATGGAAATGGCAGAATTATATTATTTGAACATGGCACAAAAGAGAATTTGCTTCTGTACATCTTTTTTTTAATAGATTGTTGCTGTTAAAATAGACGTGAATTTCTTAATCCCTGAAAATCATTGTTTTATGTAGATAAGTTCTAAATTTTGTCGTATGCAACAAATCAGGTGCAAATTGTAGTTCAACCGAGAATCCTGATTGTGGACTGGGACATTTTTATGTATCAGTCGTTTTCACGAAACTAGACAAGCTCAACACTGGAGGAAGAAATGAGTAA containing:
- a CDS encoding Txe/YoeB family addiction module toxin; this encodes MPQISWTELAWDDYLYWQKNDKKALKRINALIKNSLRSPFEGMGKPEALRFDLTGYWSRRINREHRLVYKYDDKSDALIIIQCRHHY
- a CDS encoding type II toxin-antitoxin system Phd/YefM family antitoxin, with product MPEAITYTEARKKLASTMDAVCDSHEPVIITRRKAEAVVMMSLADYNSIAETAYLLKSPENARRLRESIRQAESGKTKPHPLLED